The following coding sequences lie in one Arachis hypogaea cultivar Tifrunner chromosome 4, arahy.Tifrunner.gnm2.J5K5, whole genome shotgun sequence genomic window:
- the LOC112796976 gene encoding uncharacterized protein has translation MEFCFLRILKLTMKVLVMLLLFLGNIKNSTAYFSSSSEATMHTNNWAVLVCTSRFWFNYRHMANTLSLYRTVKRLGIPDERIILMLADDMACNARNKYPAQVFNNENHRLNLYGDNVEVDYRGYEVTVENFLRVLTGRHETAVPRSKRLLSDEGSHILLYMTGHGGDEFLKFQDSEELQSHDLADAVKQMKEKGRFKELLIMVDTCQASTLFSQLQSPGVLAIGSSMKGENSYSHHLDSDVGVSVVDRFTFYTLAFFERLNIYDNASLSSLFNSYNPNLLMSTAYYRRDLYQRHLEEVPVTNFFGSVMETIHTDSAYTSLTNKNFGGAKTKTFLGQSFSSSDINSVRNSDDEDQFNNLTAEEDQHDEAGQCIFCAMDSGHLWSFILGNVITHESVDFFVCYGLVLMLPLLVFSTWLSL, from the exons ATGGAATTTTGCTTCCTAAGGATTTTAAAGCTCACTATGAAAGTACTCGTGATGTTATTGCTATTTCTGGGCAATATCAAGAACTCTACAGCATATTTTTCATCGTCTTCTGAGGCTACCATGCATACTAATAATTGGGCTGTTCTGGTCTGCACATCACGCTTCTG GTTTAACTATCGACATATGGCAAATACGTTGTCACTGTATAG GACAGTTAAGCGGCTAGGAATACCTGATGAGAGGATTATACTCATGCTAGCAGATGACATGGCATGTAATGCAAGAAACAAGTACCCTGCGCAAGTTTTTAATAATGAAAACCATAGACTTAACCTGTATGGGGACAATGTTGAG GTAGATTATCGTGGTTATGAAGTGACAGTTGAAAACTTTCTGCGTGTGCTTACTGGACGTCATGAGACTGCTGTTCCAAGGTCCAAGCGACTTCTTAGTGATGAAGGAAGTCATATTCTCCTCTATATGACAGGGCACGGTGGTGATGAGTTTTTGAAGTTTCAGGATTCAGAAGAACTTCAGAGTCATGATTTAGCTGATGCTGTGAAGCAAATGAAAGAGAAGGGCAG GTTTAAGGAACTGCTGATAATGGTGGACACTTGCCAAGCTTCTACACTCTTCTCTCAG CTTCAATCACCTGGAGTTCTGGCAATTGGAAGTAGCATGAAAGGAGAGAATTCATATTCACATCACTTGGATTCAGAC GTTGGTGTTTCAGTTGTTGATCGTTTCACTTTCTACACACTTGCCTTCTTTGAGAGGCTGAATATTTATGACAATGCCTCATTGAGCAG TCTTTTCAATTCGTATAATCCGAATCTGTTGATGTCAACTGCTTACTACAGAAGGGACCTATACCAACGCCATTTAGAAGAG GTACCTGTGACAAACTTCTTTGGCTCTGTGATGGAAACAATACACACTGATTCAGCATATACATCCttgacaaataaaaattttgggggAGCTAAAACCAAAACATTTTTGGGTCAATCTTTCTCCAGCAGCGACATAAATTCTGTGAGAAACTCTGATGATGAAGATCAATTCAATAATTTAACTGCAGAG GAAGATCAACACGATGAAGCTGGACAGTGTATTTTCTGTGCCATGGATAGTGGACATCTGTGGAGTTTTATTCTCGGCAATGTTATTACACACGAAAGTGTTGATTTCTTTGTGTGCTATGGCCTGGTTTTAATGCTTCCTCTTTTGGTGTTTTCGACATGGCTATCATTGTAA